The Cylindrospermopsis curvispora GIHE-G1 genome contains a region encoding:
- a CDS encoding tetratricopeptide repeat protein: MDPLTLAGIVTIVLTEALARVGELSLNGAISRLRDLIAAKSPEIINQLQEISENQTPLPETIEAIATLVKDDPQIREVAEQVAKENGSKPYFDLIWETLDENSQNLAMHLSLFALAPFSQSLINGLLGDHHPDDIEEWFVDNLVNLNLVNDLGNNWYELHTLIRDFLKKKLEESVFKVEAKRAYCKIMVVIAKDIQETLTLADITRLKPYIDHLKIAAEELNEWLEEEDLIWPFIGLCRFYEAQGFYQQAAPYREQCLTVSEKRLGENHPSVANSLNNLATLYQAQRRYTEAEPLYLRSVSIKEQELGKNHPFVATSLNNLATLYQAQRRYTEAEPLYLRSVSIKEQELGKNHPSLVSSLNNLASLYQVQGKFQDAESLYERALSICEQELGKNHPDMASSLHNLAGLYQAQGRYEDAESAYELVLSIDKQQLRENHPDVASSLHNLAGLYKVQGRYEDAEPLYERALFKEQYLGENHPYIVTSLKDFGNFYYNQSKYAKAEPLYERALFKEQYLGENHPDVAIIIKNLHSTYRIQDKYTKAELLYKPTLPIKEKYNNVLVQYQMGQRYFEGKNLRGQCFKGANLSGANFSRCDIKGTNFKEANLTGAKFIGAKAGLQKRWQIVLLIIVYFLLLLSNLFLIGLITLALEYAKNALELIFILIVIVPLVVVGSVTVVGSVAFAVAFAVVGARSVALIGVVALVGALVFAGSGSLALGLALAWNILIYYVVNRTMKGDIRDSWLRNLAITFAAIGGTSFYNATLTDANFGGASLGNTDLRAKLLTRNCFKDALKLNLARVGP, from the coding sequence ATGGATCCCCTTACCCTAGCTGGAATAGTTACAATTGTTTTAACTGAAGCCTTGGCCCGCGTGGGTGAACTGTCTTTAAATGGAGCAATCTCACGGTTGAGGGATTTGATTGCGGCTAAGTCTCCTGAAATTATTAATCAATTACAAGAGATTAGTGAAAATCAAACCCCTTTACCTGAAACTATTGAGGCTATAGCGACCCTAGTTAAAGATGACCCTCAGATTCGAGAAGTAGCAGAACAGGTGGCAAAAGAAAATGGATCTAAACCCTATTTTGATTTAATCTGGGAAACTCTGGATGAAAATAGTCAAAATTTGGCTATGCACCTGAGTTTATTTGCCCTAGCTCCTTTTTCTCAATCCTTAATTAATGGTTTGTTAGGTGATCACCATCCTGATGATATAGAGGAGTGGTTTGTTGACAATTTGGTAAACCTGAATCTGGTTAATGATTTAGGGAATAATTGGTATGAATTACATACATTAATTCGGGATTTTTTAAAAAAAAAGTTAGAGGAATCGGTATTTAAAGTGGAAGCTAAACGGGCTTATTGTAAGATAATGGTTGTTATTGCGAAAGATATTCAAGAGACTTTGACATTAGCAGATATTACCCGATTAAAACCGTATATTGATCACCTAAAAATCGCAGCAGAGGAGTTGAATGAATGGTTAGAGGAAGAGGATTTAATTTGGCCTTTTATTGGTTTATGTCGCTTTTATGAAGCACAGGGATTTTATCAGCAAGCTGCTCCTTATAGAGAACAATGTTTAACTGTGAGCGAAAAGAGATTGGGAGAAAACCATCCCTCTGTGGCAAACAGTCTCAACAATCTGGCAACTCTTTATCAAGCGCAAAGAAGATACACAGAAGCAGAACCTCTCTATCTCCGCTCAGTTTCCATTAAGGAACAGGAATTGGGAAAAAACCATCCCTTTGTGGCAACCAGTCTTAACAATCTGGCAACTCTTTATCAAGCGCAAAGAAGATACACAGAAGCAGAACCTCTCTATCTCCGCTCAGTTTCCATTAAGGAACAGGAATTGGGAAAAAACCATCCCTCTTTGGTAAGCAGTCTCAACAATCTGGCAAGTCTTTATCAAGTGCAAGGAAAATTCCAAGATGCAGAATCTCTTTACGAGCGCGCTCTCTCTATTTGTGAACAGGAGTTGGGAAAAAACCATCCTGATATGGCAAGCAGTCTCCACAATCTGGCGGGTCTTTATCAAGCGCAGGGAAGATACGAAGATGCAGAATCTGCCTACGAACTTGTTCTCTCTATTGATAAACAGCAATTGAGAGAAAACCATCCTGACGTCGCAAGTAGTCTTCATAATCTGGCAGGTCTTTATAAAGTACAGGGAAGATACGAAGATGCAGAACCTCTCTACGAACGTGCTCTATTTAAAGAACAGTATTTGGGAGAAAATCATCCGTATATCGTAACCAGTCTCAAGGACTTTGGTAATTTTTATTATAACCAAAGTAAATACGCAAAAGCAGAACCTCTCTACGAACGTGCTCTATTTAAAGAACAGTATTTGGGAGAAAACCATCCTGATGTCGCCATTATTATCAAAAATCTGCATAGTACTTATCGTATTCAGGATAAATACACAAAAGCAGAACTCTTATACAAACCTACTCTCCCCATTAAAGAAAAGTATAACAATGTACTGGTTCAATACCAAATGGGGCAAAGATATTTTGAAGGAAAAAATCTGAGAGGGCAGTGTTTTAAAGGGGCAAACCTATCAGGCGCAAATTTTAGTAGATGTGATATCAAAGGAACAAATTTCAAAGAAGCTAATTTGACAGGAGCAAAATTTATTGGTGCAAAAGCAGGTTTGCAAAAACGCTGGCAAATAGTTTTATTAATAATAGTTTATTTCTTATTACTTTTATCAAATCTATTTTTAATTGGTTTAATAACTCTTGCATTAGAGTATGCTAAAAATGCTTTGGAATTAATATTTATCCTGATAGTGATCGTACCTTTAGTCGTAGTCGGATCTGTTACCGTAGTCGGATCCGTAGCATTTGCTGTTGCATTTGCCGTAGTCGGAGCCAGATCTGTTGCACTAATAGGGGTCGTAGCCCTAGTCGGGGCTCTTGTCTTTGCTGGTTCTGGAAGCTTAGCATTAGGTTTAGCATTAGCCTGGAACATACTGATATATTATGTTGTTAATCGTACTATGAAAGGAGATATAAGAGATAGTTGGCTACGTAATCTTGCTATTACCTTTGCTGCTATAGGTGGTACAAGTTTCTACAATGCTACTCTTACTGATGCTAATTTTGGAGGTGCAAGCCTCGGAAACACAGATTTACGGGCAAAACTCCTGACTCGGAATTGCTTCAAAGACGCATTAAAACTCAACCTTGCTCGGGTTGGTCCGTAG
- a CDS encoding type II toxin-antitoxin system VapC family toxin, whose amino-acid sequence MIIVDTGFWLALANKQDAVHIAAKKRFQDLASQQFITTWCVVTETCYLLQKRVRVDAPKIFINKISTGKLQIFDLKQNHCQCIEELIEKYQDLPMDLADASLVILAEQLGHGRILSVDYRDFNTYRWKNTEPFDNLFQEFL is encoded by the coding sequence ATGATCATAGTTGATACAGGCTTTTGGTTAGCTCTTGCTAATAAACAAGATGCAGTTCATATAGCCGCCAAAAAAAGATTTCAAGATTTAGCTAGTCAGCAATTTATTACAACCTGGTGCGTCGTTACGGAGACCTGCTATTTATTACAAAAAAGAGTACGAGTGGATGCTCCAAAAATCTTTATTAATAAAATTTCCACAGGAAAACTACAAATCTTTGATCTGAAACAAAATCATTGCCAGTGTATTGAAGAACTGATAGAAAAATATCAAGATTTGCCGATGGATTTGGCCGATGCTTCTCTCGTTATTCTGGCAGAACAACTAGGTCATGGGCGAATTTTGTCAGTTGATTATCGAGATTTTAACACCTATCGCTGGAAAAATACAGAACCATTTGATAACCTCTTTCAGGAATTTTTATGA
- a CDS encoding Uma2 family endonuclease, translating to MTVSIIEQKKAEDKPKKVSTPEEYLSLEEKAEYKHEYRNGEIVAMVGGTTNHNEIVTNLCTTLKVALKGQHYRVFIGDVRLWIPRYNQYTYPDVMVISGDPVYYQGKTTITNPLLIIEVLSQSTQDYDRGTKFTHYRSIPELQEYILVDQYSVNIEQFTKTSQGQWLLTEYEKGAETFSMQSLKLQLNITDIYEQVEFA from the coding sequence ATGACAGTTAGTATCATTGAGCAGAAAAAAGCTGAGGATAAGCCTAAAAAAGTTTCTACTCCAGAAGAATATTTGTCTCTAGAAGAAAAGGCGGAATATAAGCATGAGTACAGAAATGGAGAAATAGTCGCCATGGTTGGAGGTACCACTAATCACAATGAAATAGTAACTAATTTATGCACTACCCTAAAGGTAGCTCTGAAAGGTCAACACTATCGAGTCTTCATTGGCGATGTAAGGCTCTGGATACCTCGTTACAACCAATATACTTACCCTGATGTAATGGTGATTAGCGGCGATCCTGTTTACTATCAAGGTAAAACTACGATTACAAATCCTTTGCTGATTATAGAAGTTTTATCCCAGTCAACTCAAGACTATGATCGCGGCACCAAGTTCACCCATTATCGTTCCATTCCTGAACTACAAGAGTATATTTTGGTTGATCAATATAGCGTTAACATTGAACAGTTTACCAAAACCAGTCAAGGTCAATGGCTACTTACGGAATATGAAAAAGGCGCAGAAACCTTCTCGATGCAGTCTTTAAAATTACAACTAAACATAACCGACATTTATGAACAAGTGGAATTTGCGTAG
- a CDS encoding DUF29 domain-containing protein, with product MVQTTNLASLYEQDYPAWLDLTLAQLKQQDFSAIDWGNLIEEIDALGREQRYKVESYLLRLLIHLLLYEHWQTERPWSGKGWEKEIDNFRLELDALLESRVLHNHFLAILPKDYDKARKLAIKKSGLSPTIFPEICPYTLEQMLDFGWLPSQKLKPDSEG from the coding sequence ATGGTTCAAACAACAAACCTCGCCTCGCTTTACGAACAGGACTATCCTGCTTGGTTAGACTTAACCCTAGCACAACTCAAGCAGCAAGATTTCAGTGCCATTGACTGGGGGAATTTAATTGAGGAAATAGACGCATTGGGAAGAGAGCAACGTTATAAAGTGGAAAGTTATTTGTTGCGACTCCTCATCCATTTACTACTGTACGAACATTGGCAAACCGAACGCCCTTGGTCAGGTAAAGGTTGGGAAAAAGAAATTGATAACTTCCGGTTGGAACTTGATGCTCTGCTGGAGTCCCGGGTTCTTCATAACCACTTCTTGGCAATCCTACCAAAAGACTACGACAAAGCTCGGAAACTGGCAATCAAAAAATCCGGGTTATCACCGACAATATTTCCGGAGATCTGTCCCTATACTCTGGAGCAAATGCTTGATTTCGGTTGGTTACCTTCACAAAAGTTGAAACCCGACTCAGAAGGATAA
- a CDS encoding LptF/LptG family permease — protein sequence MKKVDIVPQLSLLERYLISEIIPILLFNIIIVTVVTESIGISFEQFNFLLNKQISFDDLIYLHILKLPEFIIIAVPISILMTTILVYNKLSNTSEIIALQSCGVSLYKLLYPVIKLSVIIGLILFFVNDFIVPATNYKAAITLELLMNITRENLKNDDILYQELVTINEQKISNKNKYLRYLFYAEKMFNRKMINVTLLIADSQGLKAIINSQFAALYDKNKYFCFYDGLKSVINRDGSYGEAIKFEQLIIDLPNISRQFQLDIEKLDDREMNIFQVHQRLLVAQKLGDMSKIIKLRFNLFKRFNIPISCIVFALLGTSIGINLRPRIKYSSFSFTLVIVGSTKIFEAFINALIISENIPMFSILLPNILATAMSFYLLLKKNS from the coding sequence ATGAAAAAAGTAGATATTGTTCCTCAATTATCATTACTAGAACGATATTTAATTTCTGAAATTATTCCCATCTTATTATTTAATATTATTATTGTTACCGTAGTTACCGAATCAATTGGTATATCATTTGAGCAATTTAACTTCCTTCTAAACAAACAAATATCTTTCGATGACTTAATATACTTGCATATTCTTAAATTACCGGAATTTATTATTATCGCCGTACCAATTTCCATTTTAATGACAACAATATTAGTCTACAATAAATTATCAAATACTAGTGAGATTATCGCTTTACAAAGCTGTGGAGTAAGTTTATATAAATTGCTATATCCAGTTATTAAACTCAGTGTTATTATTGGATTAATATTATTTTTTGTGAATGATTTTATTGTTCCTGCTACTAACTATAAAGCTGCAATTACCCTAGAATTATTGATGAATATCACTCGAGAAAATCTGAAAAATGATGATATTCTTTATCAAGAATTAGTAACAATAAATGAGCAAAAAATATCAAATAAAAACAAGTATTTAAGATACTTATTTTATGCAGAGAAAATGTTCAATAGGAAAATGATAAATGTTACTTTATTAATTGCAGATTCCCAGGGATTAAAAGCAATTATAAACTCTCAATTTGCTGCATTGTATGACAAAAACAAATATTTTTGTTTTTACGATGGCTTAAAAAGTGTAATTAACCGAGATGGTTCCTATGGTGAAGCAATTAAATTTGAACAATTGATTATTGATTTACCTAATATATCTCGGCAATTTCAACTAGATATAGAAAAATTAGATGATAGAGAAATGAATATTTTCCAAGTCCATCAACGATTGTTAGTTGCACAGAAATTAGGGGATATGAGTAAAATAATCAAGTTAAGATTTAACCTATTCAAACGATTTAACATACCTATTTCCTGCATTGTTTTTGCCTTATTAGGTACATCTATAGGAATTAATTTACGACCAAGAATTAAGTATAGTAGTTTTAGCTTTACTTTAGTAATTGTTGGCTCAACAAAAATATTTGAGGCATTTATAAATGCTTTAATAATTTCAGAAAACATTCCAATGTTTAGTATTTTACTACCAAATATATTGGCTACTGCTATGAGCTTTTATCTATTACTGAAAAAAAATAGTTAA
- a CDS encoding aspartyl protease → MILGDFGSDGEIFFEIDLITADDLELPVTAMLDTGFTELLAVNSQDLEALGWRFLRERPLKTAQGIKTFRIYLGKVRIDGREFEIPVYGGEEITEILLGSQWLKIMRLVADMSADVLSLEIV, encoded by the coding sequence ATGATTCTAGGCGATTTTGGAAGTGATGGGGAGATTTTTTTTGAAATTGATTTAATTACTGCTGATGATTTAGAATTACCAGTAACAGCAATGTTAGATACTGGTTTTACAGAGTTACTTGCTGTTAATTCTCAAGATTTAGAAGCATTAGGTTGGCGTTTTTTGCGGGAAAGACCACTCAAAACAGCGCAGGGAATCAAGACTTTTAGGATTTATTTAGGAAAGGTACGTATTGACGGAAGAGAGTTTGAAATTCCGGTTTATGGTGGTGAGGAAATTACAGAAATTTTACTTGGTAGTCAATGGTTGAAGATTATGCGATTAGTTGCGGATATGTCCGCAGATGTTTTAAGTTTGGAGATAGTTTGA